A section of the Ornithinimicrobium sufpigmenti genome encodes:
- a CDS encoding serine hydrolase domain-containing protein encodes MSVGRAHELDAVMQRVWAGSPASGAVWAVAWGPRETRQVVTGSAGGLSQDAILRLSSVTKLIGTVATLALADAGVIQLDDPIARWVPAWADRRVLRERHARLDDTVPAERDVTVRDLLLMGFGLGYDLAADADDELARASERGGILSSWLCPGIDRAAWVERTAALPMAHQPGAGWLYQTSYDALTLVLEAATGLPAERLLRDAVLDRLGMGETAYSLREDQLPRVPALFFPDDQGGMQLAAPAGDRSLLTAPDFPSLSTGLLSTVGDMAVFAQLLLDGALGADGRVVSSSAVRSMASPALIGAAREMAGEFLDAGLDWGLGAAVDDEGRFGWDGGTGTSLWVDPTAGTAAVLLTGLGMGGPTPPVWLTQFWEAVRSAPWTCAGGD; translated from the coding sequence ATGAGCGTCGGTCGCGCGCACGAGCTGGACGCGGTGATGCAGCGCGTCTGGGCGGGCTCTCCCGCGTCCGGTGCGGTGTGGGCGGTCGCCTGGGGGCCTCGGGAGACCCGGCAGGTGGTCACCGGATCGGCCGGCGGGCTGTCGCAGGATGCGATCCTGCGCCTCTCGTCGGTCACCAAGCTCATCGGAACCGTCGCGACACTCGCCCTCGCAGACGCTGGGGTGATCCAGCTCGACGACCCGATCGCTCGGTGGGTGCCGGCCTGGGCGGACCGTCGGGTGCTCCGCGAGCGGCACGCGCGGCTGGACGACACCGTGCCCGCGGAGCGCGACGTGACCGTGCGGGACCTGCTGCTGATGGGGTTCGGTCTCGGCTACGACCTGGCCGCGGACGCCGACGACGAGCTGGCCCGGGCCAGCGAGCGCGGGGGGATCCTGTCCTCGTGGCTCTGTCCCGGGATCGACCGGGCGGCTTGGGTCGAACGCACCGCCGCGCTGCCGATGGCCCACCAGCCGGGTGCCGGATGGCTCTACCAGACCTCCTACGACGCCCTCACCCTCGTGCTGGAGGCGGCGACCGGGCTCCCGGCGGAACGTCTGCTGCGGGATGCGGTCCTGGACCGGCTCGGGATGGGCGAGACCGCATACTCCCTGCGCGAGGACCAGCTGCCGCGCGTGCCCGCGCTCTTCTTCCCCGACGACCAGGGAGGTATGCAGCTCGCGGCCCCGGCGGGGGACCGGTCGCTGCTGACAGCACCGGACTTCCCCAGCCTGTCCACCGGGCTGCTGTCGACGGTGGGGGACATGGCCGTCTTCGCCCAGCTGCTGCTCGACGGCGCGTTGGGTGCCGACGGGCGCGTGGTGTCGTCCTCGGCCGTCCGCTCGATGGCCAGCCCAGCCCTGATCGGGGCGGCGCGGGAGATGGCTGGCGAGTTCCTCGACGCCGGCCTGGACTGGGGTCTGGGCGCCGCCGTCGACGACGAGGGGCGGTTCGGGTGGGACGGGGGCACGGGCACCTCGCTGTGGGTCGACCCGACGGCGGGGACCGCCGCCGTGCTGCTGACCGGGTTGGGTATGGGAGGCCCCACGCCACCGGTGTGGCTGACGCAGTTCTGGGAGGCCGTCCGTTCGGCGCCGTGGACGTGCGCTGGAGGTGACTGA
- a CDS encoding MFS transporter: protein MTTNDDDHLSRPRRSGEPGNSPAGGAVADPVGPATMDPEKVTTSLEASKGAGMGKITAWAFYDWGSQPWNTVITTFVFSVYIVSESFGSTNYTSQMLAWSTALAGLFVAVLAPVLGQNSDRSGRTVRNLRWQTWLLAAIAASLFFVQPSPEYLVLGLVLLGIGSVVSEIAGVNYNATIEQVATPRTVGRVSGYGWGFGYLGGIVALLAIYFLFVQPDVGLFGVTGENGMDIRVSMLMCGIWIAVFTVPALVALKDRPVPRAPRVGIIDSYKLLFGTVRRLWGTSRHTVWFLLASALFRDGLAGVFAFGAVLAAGTFGMSAGEVIIFGAAANIVAGVSTIIFGLVDDWIGPKKVILISLFSLVILGLVIFFLHDGGKTVFWIAGLGLTAFVGPAQAASRSFLARLIPEGKSGEIFGLYATTGRVVSFLSPAAFGVGIWIGARVTGEENTQYWGILGIVLILAAGALAMLPVKEHSQHRI, encoded by the coding sequence GTGACGACCAACGACGACGATCACCTGTCGCGACCGCGCCGCTCCGGTGAGCCCGGGAACAGCCCCGCCGGAGGTGCGGTGGCCGACCCGGTCGGTCCGGCGACGATGGACCCCGAGAAGGTGACCACCTCCCTGGAGGCGTCCAAGGGCGCGGGCATGGGCAAGATCACGGCGTGGGCGTTCTACGACTGGGGCAGCCAGCCGTGGAACACCGTCATCACCACCTTCGTGTTCTCCGTCTACATCGTCAGCGAGAGCTTCGGCTCGACCAACTACACCTCCCAGATGCTGGCGTGGTCCACGGCCCTGGCCGGCCTCTTCGTGGCGGTGCTGGCGCCGGTCCTGGGGCAGAACTCGGACCGTTCGGGTCGCACGGTGCGCAACCTGCGCTGGCAGACCTGGCTCCTCGCGGCGATCGCGGCGAGCCTGTTCTTCGTCCAGCCCTCGCCGGAGTACCTCGTCCTGGGGCTCGTCCTGCTCGGGATCGGCTCGGTGGTCTCCGAGATCGCCGGCGTCAACTACAACGCCACCATCGAGCAGGTGGCCACCCCGAGGACGGTCGGCCGGGTCTCCGGCTACGGCTGGGGGTTCGGCTACCTCGGCGGCATCGTCGCGCTGCTCGCGATCTACTTCCTCTTCGTCCAGCCCGACGTCGGCCTCTTCGGCGTGACCGGCGAGAACGGCATGGACATCCGGGTCTCGATGCTCATGTGCGGCATCTGGATCGCGGTGTTCACCGTCCCGGCGCTCGTCGCTCTCAAGGACCGGCCGGTGCCGCGGGCGCCGCGGGTCGGGATCATCGACTCCTACAAGCTGCTGTTCGGGACCGTGCGGCGGCTGTGGGGGACCTCACGGCATACCGTGTGGTTCCTGCTCGCCTCGGCGCTCTTCCGCGACGGTCTGGCGGGCGTCTTCGCCTTCGGTGCGGTGCTCGCGGCCGGCACCTTCGGGATGAGCGCCGGTGAGGTGATCATCTTCGGGGCGGCGGCCAACATCGTGGCCGGCGTCTCGACCATCATCTTCGGCCTGGTGGACGACTGGATCGGCCCCAAGAAGGTCATCCTCATCTCGCTGTTCAGCCTGGTCATCCTCGGTCTGGTGATCTTCTTCCTGCACGACGGCGGCAAGACCGTCTTCTGGATCGCCGGCCTGGGTCTCACCGCCTTCGTCGGTCCTGCCCAGGCGGCCTCGCGGTCGTTCCTGGCGCGGCTGATCCCCGAGGGCAAGAGCGGGGAGATCTTCGGCCTCTACGCCACCACCGGCCGCGTCGTCTCCTTCCTCTCGCCCGCGGCCTTCGGCGTGGGCATCTGGATCGGTGCGCGGGTCACGGGGGAGGAGAACACGCAGTACTGGGGCATCCTCGGCATCGTCCTCATCCTCGCCGCGGGCGCCCTCGCGATGCTGCCGGTCAAGGAGCACAGCCAGCACCGGATCTGA
- a CDS encoding ArsC/Spx/MgsR family protein: MAELTVLHNSRCSTSRHALETVEAAGLPVEVVHYLKTPLDREQLLDLIAKLEDPPADLVRKDAFFAGLGLSADECTTPEQVADLLVEHPRLMQRPVLVRGDRAIIGRPKDRAEAFIADS; this comes from the coding sequence ATGGCCGAGCTCACCGTCCTGCACAACTCCCGCTGCTCCACGTCGCGGCACGCGCTGGAGACCGTCGAGGCGGCCGGGCTGCCGGTCGAGGTCGTGCACTACCTGAAGACCCCGCTCGACCGCGAGCAGCTGCTCGACCTCATCGCCAAGCTGGAGGACCCGCCCGCCGACCTGGTCCGCAAGGACGCCTTCTTCGCCGGGCTCGGCCTGTCCGCCGACGAGTGCACCACGCCTGAGCAGGTGGCCGACCTGCTCGTCGAGCATCCCCGCCTGATGCAGCGCCCGGTGCTGGTGCGCGGCGACCGGGCGATCATCGGGCGGCCCAAGGACCGCGCCGAGGCCTTCATCGCGGACAGCTGA
- the xylA gene encoding xylose isomerase, with product MPTPTPSAPIQFTFGLWTVGWSAQDPFGDATRAPIDPVESVHRLAELGAAGVTFHDDDLVPPGASAADRDAVIARFRTALEETGLTVPMVTTNTFTHPVFKDGGLTSNDRGVRRLALRKVLRQVELGAELGASTFVMWGGREGTEYDGAKDHKAALDRYAEGLDSVAAFIKERGYGMRIALEPKPNEPRGDILLPTVGHALGFIAMLEHGDIVGLNPEVGHEQMAGLNFTSGIAQALWQDKLFHIDLNGQHGPRFDQDLVFGHGDLLSAFFTVDLLENGFAGGGPRYQGPRHFDYKPSRTEDLDGVWRSAAANMETYTLLAERARAFRADPEVQEAMRASGLDELAVPTLAEGETAASLLQTEGDLGVELAEEADRLAGRGYGHVHLNQLALRHLLGAA from the coding sequence GTGCCGACGCCCACCCCATCCGCGCCCATCCAGTTCACCTTCGGCCTGTGGACGGTCGGCTGGTCCGCCCAAGACCCGTTCGGGGACGCGACCCGGGCCCCGATCGACCCGGTGGAGTCCGTCCATCGCCTCGCCGAGCTGGGTGCAGCCGGGGTGACCTTCCACGACGACGACCTGGTCCCGCCCGGTGCGAGCGCCGCCGACCGTGACGCGGTCATCGCCCGCTTCCGCACGGCGCTGGAGGAGACGGGCCTGACCGTGCCCATGGTGACGACCAACACCTTCACCCACCCGGTCTTCAAGGACGGTGGGCTGACCAGCAACGACCGCGGCGTCCGGCGGCTGGCGCTGCGCAAGGTGCTGCGTCAGGTCGAGCTGGGGGCCGAGCTCGGCGCGAGCACCTTCGTCATGTGGGGCGGGCGCGAGGGCACCGAGTACGACGGCGCCAAGGACCACAAGGCCGCCCTGGACCGGTATGCCGAGGGTCTGGACAGCGTGGCCGCCTTCATCAAGGAGCGCGGCTACGGGATGCGGATCGCGCTGGAGCCCAAGCCCAACGAGCCGCGCGGCGACATCCTGCTGCCGACGGTCGGCCACGCCCTGGGCTTCATCGCCATGCTGGAGCACGGCGACATCGTCGGGCTCAACCCCGAGGTCGGGCACGAGCAGATGGCCGGCCTCAACTTCACCTCCGGCATCGCCCAGGCGCTGTGGCAGGACAAGCTCTTCCACATCGACCTCAACGGCCAGCACGGACCGCGCTTCGACCAGGACCTCGTCTTCGGCCACGGCGACCTGCTCTCGGCGTTCTTCACCGTGGACCTGCTGGAGAACGGCTTCGCCGGCGGCGGACCCCGCTACCAGGGCCCGCGCCACTTCGACTACAAACCGTCCCGGACCGAGGACCTGGACGGGGTCTGGCGCTCCGCCGCGGCCAACATGGAGACCTACACCCTGCTGGCCGAGCGGGCCCGTGCCTTCCGCGCCGACCCGGAGGTGCAGGAGGCGATGCGCGCCTCGGGTCTGGACGAGCTCGCCGTGCCGACCCTGGCCGAGGGCGAGACCGCGGCCTCGCTGCTGCAGACCGAGGGCGACCTCGGGGTGGAGCTGGCCGAGGAGGCCGACCGGCTCGCGGGGCGCGGCTACGGCCACGTGCACCTCAACCAGCTCGCGCTGCGCCACCTGCTCGGCGCCGCCTGA
- a CDS encoding ABC transporter substrate-binding protein — translation MTTIRALSLMASGSLVLTLAACGDGDGGEGGQGASDGEDVTLTWWHNSNTGDGLEYYQQVAEDFQDANPGVTIQIEAMQHEDMLTQLDAAFQAGDAPDVYMERGGGELADHVAADLTMDLTEVAAEEIEMLGGTVQGWTVDDRVYALPFSIGVVGFWYNTEMFEEAGVTETPTTWEEMYAVIDQLKAAGMEPLSVGAGDGWPAAHYWYQFSLRHCAEETLTDAVQSLDFSDQCFITAGEEVERLIDAEPFNRGFLSTPAQSGPSSASGLLATEQVAMEMQGHWEPGVMAGLTEDGEGLGDKLGWFPFPQVEGGQGDPEAQLGGGDAWGVSADAPPEAVEFVRYMLSEEVQRGFAERDMGLPTNPNATDAVADPALAGLIEVRDSAPYVQLYFDTAFGQSVGGAMNDTIELMFAGQAGPQDIVDATQAAADAEG, via the coding sequence ATGACCACCATCCGTGCACTGAGCCTGATGGCCTCGGGCAGCCTCGTCCTCACCCTTGCCGCGTGCGGCGACGGCGATGGCGGCGAGGGTGGCCAGGGCGCCTCCGACGGGGAGGACGTCACCCTCACCTGGTGGCACAACTCCAACACCGGTGACGGGCTGGAGTACTACCAGCAGGTGGCCGAGGACTTCCAGGACGCCAACCCGGGCGTGACCATCCAGATCGAGGCCATGCAGCACGAGGACATGCTGACCCAGCTGGACGCCGCCTTCCAGGCCGGCGACGCGCCGGACGTCTACATGGAGCGCGGCGGTGGTGAGCTCGCCGACCACGTCGCGGCCGACCTGACCATGGACCTCACCGAGGTCGCCGCCGAGGAGATCGAGATGCTCGGCGGGACCGTACAGGGCTGGACGGTCGACGACCGAGTCTACGCCCTGCCGTTCTCCATCGGCGTCGTCGGGTTCTGGTACAACACCGAGATGTTCGAGGAGGCCGGGGTCACCGAGACCCCGACCACCTGGGAGGAGATGTATGCGGTGATCGACCAGCTCAAGGCGGCCGGGATGGAGCCGCTCTCGGTCGGCGCCGGCGACGGCTGGCCGGCGGCGCACTACTGGTACCAGTTCTCGCTGCGCCACTGCGCCGAGGAGACCCTGACCGACGCCGTGCAGTCCCTGGACTTCTCCGACCAGTGCTTCATCACCGCCGGCGAGGAGGTCGAGCGCCTCATCGACGCCGAGCCGTTCAACCGCGGCTTCCTGTCCACCCCGGCGCAGTCCGGCCCGTCCAGCGCCTCGGGGCTGCTGGCCACGGAGCAGGTGGCCATGGAGATGCAGGGCCACTGGGAGCCGGGCGTGATGGCCGGGCTGACCGAGGACGGCGAGGGTCTGGGCGACAAGCTGGGCTGGTTCCCCTTCCCGCAGGTCGAGGGCGGCCAGGGCGACCCCGAGGCCCAGCTCGGCGGCGGCGACGCCTGGGGCGTCTCGGCGGACGCGCCGCCGGAGGCCGTGGAGTTCGTGCGGTACATGCTCTCCGAGGAGGTCCAGCGCGGGTTCGCCGAGCGGGACATGGGCCTGCCGACCAACCCGAACGCCACCGACGCGGTGGCCGACCCGGCGCTGGCCGGCCTGATCGAGGTGCGGGACAGCGCCCCCTACGTCCAGCTCTACTTCGACACCGCCTTCGGCCAGTCGGTCGGCGGGGCGATGAACGACACGATCGAGCTGATGTTCGCCGGGCAGGCCGGCCCGCAGGACATCGTCGACGCCACGCAGGCCGCGGCCGACGCCGAGGGCTGA
- a CDS encoding carbohydrate ABC transporter permease, giving the protein MTSLSVPPRGATTQPTGRTARPVGGGRDWRMAGEILLFTAPALTIFGLFVVWPILRAVQFSLYRWKGFGPLVDFVGLQNYVAVLTNEVFRGAVGHNLFIVVASILIQLPLGLGIALLLNRRIRGRGLLRTIIFVPYVLAEVIAGVVWFQLLQPGRGVVETLLGTVGLDGPYQGFLGTPELAMPTLMVVLTWKYVGLAVLLFLAGLQGVPDELTEAAQIDGATWWQIQRRVTIPLLGPTIRTWAFLSMIGSLQLFDMVWILTGGGPANATTTMATFLVNEGTKRQNYGIAAAASVVLFVIALTMAVLYQRFVLRRDTSDADVLRGVR; this is encoded by the coding sequence ATGACCAGCCTGTCCGTCCCGCCCAGGGGCGCCACGACCCAGCCCACCGGCCGCACCGCGCGGCCGGTGGGCGGGGGGCGCGACTGGCGGATGGCGGGGGAGATCCTGCTCTTCACCGCCCCGGCACTGACGATCTTCGGGCTCTTCGTCGTCTGGCCGATCCTGCGCGCGGTCCAGTTCTCGCTCTACCGCTGGAAAGGCTTCGGCCCGCTCGTCGACTTCGTCGGCCTGCAGAACTACGTCGCCGTCCTGACCAACGAGGTCTTCCGGGGCGCCGTCGGGCACAACCTGTTCATCGTCGTCGCCTCGATCCTCATCCAGCTGCCGCTCGGCCTGGGGATCGCGCTGCTGCTCAACCGGCGCATCCGCGGCCGCGGACTGCTGCGCACGATCATCTTCGTCCCCTACGTGCTGGCCGAGGTCATCGCCGGCGTGGTCTGGTTCCAGCTCCTGCAGCCGGGCCGCGGCGTCGTGGAGACCCTGCTCGGCACGGTGGGCCTCGACGGGCCCTACCAGGGGTTCCTCGGCACCCCCGAGCTGGCCATGCCGACCCTCATGGTGGTCCTGACCTGGAAGTATGTCGGGCTGGCGGTGCTCCTCTTCCTGGCCGGCCTCCAGGGCGTGCCGGACGAGCTGACCGAGGCCGCCCAGATCGACGGCGCCACCTGGTGGCAGATCCAGCGGCGGGTCACCATCCCGCTGCTCGGCCCCACGATCCGCACGTGGGCCTTCCTGTCGATGATCGGCTCGCTGCAGCTCTTCGACATGGTCTGGATCCTCACCGGCGGCGGCCCGGCGAACGCGACCACGACGATGGCGACCTTCCTGGTCAACGAGGGCACCAAGCGGCAGAACTACGGCATCGCCGCCGCCGCCTCGGTCGTGCTCTTCGTCATCGCCCTGACCATGGCCGTCCTCTACCAACGCTTCGTGCTGCGCCGGGACACCTCCGACGCCGACGTCCTGAGGGGGGTCCGATGA